The sequence below is a genomic window from Kosmotoga arenicorallina S304.
TTAACCCTCCTCAGAAACCCCATTGAAGACTTCCTTAACGGAGATGTCTCTGAGCTTCGCGTAGTCTTTGGGCGATTTGAGCTCTAAAAGGCCATTGAGTGTCGCCCGTGCCAGATTTACGATGTTGGTTGAGCCAAGAGCTTTTGTCAGGATGTTCTTCACACCTGCCAGTTCAACAACGGCTCTAACACCGGCACTTGCAATTATACCAGTTCCAGGCCCAGCGGGTTTCAACATAACCTTAGAAGCATCCTGATGCCCAACTACTTCATGGGGAATTGTGTCCTTTATTACGGGAACTTCAACAACGTTCTTCTTCGCGTTGATAAGCGCTTTCCTGATGGCTGTGGGTACTTCTCTTGCACTTCCTATACCGAGTCCTACTTTTCCAGCTTTGTTCCCAACAACAGCTGTCACTCTGAAAGAAAGGTTTTTTCCACCTGCCACGACTTTTGTAACTCTCTTTATCTGTACTATTCTTTCTTCGAATTCTTTTTCTTCGATACTTTTTTCGATGTTCTTAACCTCTGGCATCGACTGCACCTCCTCAGAACTTCAACCCGGCTTCTCTTGCTGCATCAGCCAGGGCCTTCACTCTACCATGAAACTTGAAGCCACCTCTGTCAAATACTATGCTGGAGATGCCCTTATCAAGAGCTCTTTTGGCTATGAGCTTTCCCACTTCTGCTGCGGCTTCTTTGTTCCAGGTCTTTTGAAGTTTTTCTCTCAATTCTTTGTCGATGGTTGAAGCGGAAACAATTGTCCTGCCAACTACATCATCTATGATTTGCGCATAGATATGCTTTTCGCTTCTGTAAACTGCAAGTCTTGGCCTTTCAGCTGTTCCGCTGATTTTGGCTCTAACACGCATATGGCGTTTCTTTCTCATTACTTTTCTATCTCTGCGTTTAATCACCTGCATCTGCCTCCCTTCAGGATTAGACTTTCTTACCAACCTTGGTTCTCACATACTCACCCTTGTATCTGATACCTTTTCCAGAGTAAACGATAGGTTCTCTCCAGCGGCGAATATTTGCAGCCACCTGCCCAACAAGGTACTTATTGATGCCTTTAACCACAATCGCGTTGGGCGCTGGAACCTCAAAGGTGATCCCTTCTGGTGGTTCTACTTCCACAGGGTGAGCAAAGCCCAGGTTCATAACGAGTTTCTTACCCTGAAGTTGGGCTCTGTAACCAACACCGATTATCTCCAGTTCTTTCTGATATCCCTGCGTTACACCAACAACCATATTCCTCACCAAAGACCAGTAAGTACCACAGAACATGGCAATTTTTCTGTGATCGCTTTTTCTTCTGACAATATCGGTGTTAGGCAAAACCCAAAGGCCGTCTTCGCGCATTTCAAACTTCACATATGGCAGAAAGCTCTCTTTGAGCTCGCCCTTGGGTCCTTTGACCGTAACTGTGTCTTCTGAAATTTTTATTTCAACACCCTTGGGGATTTCTATTGGCTTTTTAATCAACCTTGACATTCAAATCCCTCCTATTACCATACATAGCAAATGACTTCGCCGCCAACGCCAGCTTTTCTCGCGTCCTTGTCGGTGATGACACCATGAGAAGTGCTT
It includes:
- the rplR gene encoding 50S ribosomal protein L18, with protein sequence MRKKRHMRVRAKISGTAERPRLAVYRSEKHIYAQIIDDVVGRTIVSASTIDKELREKLQKTWNKEAAAEVGKLIAKRALDKGISSIVFDRGGFKFHGRVKALADAAREAGLKF
- the rpsE gene encoding 30S ribosomal protein S5, which gives rise to MPEVKNIEKSIEEKEFEERIVQIKRVTKVVAGGKNLSFRVTAVVGNKAGKVGLGIGSAREVPTAIRKALINAKKNVVEVPVIKDTIPHEVVGHQDASKVMLKPAGPGTGIIASAGVRAVVELAGVKNILTKALGSTNIVNLARATLNGLLELKSPKDYAKLRDISVKEVFNGVSEEG
- the rplF gene encoding 50S ribosomal protein L6 codes for the protein MSRLIKKPIEIPKGVEIKISEDTVTVKGPKGELKESFLPYVKFEMREDGLWVLPNTDIVRRKSDHRKIAMFCGTYWSLVRNMVVGVTQGYQKELEIIGVGYRAQLQGKKLVMNLGFAHPVEVEPPEGITFEVPAPNAIVVKGINKYLVGQVAANIRRWREPIVYSGKGIRYKGEYVRTKVGKKV